The nucleotide sequence GTCCCGCCGTACTCAGGATCCACTCAGGAGAGAACGAAGTTTCAGCTACAGGGCTGTTACCTTCTTTGGCTGGCCTTTCCAGACCGCTTCACCTACTTCGTTCCTTTGTAACTCCATGTAGAGTGTCCTACAACCCCAGAGGGCAAGCCCTCTGGTTTGGGCTGTTTCCGTTTCGCTCGCCGCTACTCAGGAAATCGCATTTGCTTTCTCTTCCTCCGGGTACTTAGATGTTTCAGTTCCCCGGGTCTGCCTTCTCATACCCTATGTATTCAGATATGGATACCATCCCATTACGGATGGTGGGTTCCCCCATTCGGAAATCCCCGGATCAATGCTTACTTACAGCTCCCCGAGGCATATCGGTGTTCGTCCCGTCCTTCTTCGGCTCCTAGTGCCAAGGCATCCACCGTGCGCCCTTTCTAGCTTAACCTTATATGATGTTTACACATCAAGATCTTGCTTGGCGCAGATAAATAATATATCTGCCTTGCATATTGTTTGGATGTCGATATCTAGTTTTCAAAGAACATATAAAGTAGAGAGATTTAGTTCTCTCAAAACTGAACAAAAGAAGAATAGGTGTACTTACGAAACAGTCGAAGCTGTTTCATAATCTCCATAGAAAGGAGGTGATCCAGCCGCACCTTCCGATACGGCTACCTTGTTACGACTTCACCCCAATCATCTGTCCCACCTTCGGCGGCTGGCTCCCAAAAGGGTTACCCCACCGACTTCGGGTGTTACAAACTCTCGTGGTGTGACGGGCGGTGTGTACAAGGCCCGGGAACGTATTCACCGCGGCATGCTGATCCGCGATTACTAGCAATTCCGGCTTCATGTAGGCGAGTTGCAGCCTACAATCCGAACTGAGAATGACTTTTTGGGATTGGCTTGGCCTCGCGGCTTCGCAACCCTTTGTATCATCCATTGTAGCACGTGTGTAGCCCAGGTCATAAGGGGCATGATGATTTGACGTCATCCCCACCTTCCTCCGGTTTGTCACCGGCAGTCACCTTAGAGTGCCCAACTGAATGCTGGCAACTAAGGTCAAGGGTTGCGCTCGTTGCGGGACTTAACCCAACATCTCACGACACGAGCTGACGACAACCATGCACCACCTGTCACTTTGTCCCCCGAAGGGGAAAGCTCTATCTCTAGAGTGGTCAAAGGATGTCAAGACCTGGTAAGGTTCTTCGCGTTGCTTCGAATTAAACCACATGCTCCACTGCTTGTGCGGGCCCCCGTCAATTCCTTTGAGTTTCAACCTTGCGGTCGTACTCCCCAGGCGGAGTGCTTAATGTGTTAACTTCAGCACTGAGGGTGGAACCCCCCAACACCTAGCACTCATCGTTTACGGCGTGGACTACCAGGGTATCTAATCCTGTTTGCTCCCCACGCTTTCGCGCCTCAGCGTCAGTTACAGGCCAAAAAGCCGCCTTCGCCACTGGTGTTCCTCCACATCTCTACGCATTTCACCGCTACACGTGGAATTCCACTTTTCTCTCCTGCACTCAAGTCTCCCAGTTTCCAATGACCCTCCACGGTTGAGCCGTGGGCTTTCACATCAGACTTAAGAGACCGCCTGCGCGCGCTTTACGCCCAATAATTCCGGATAACGCTTGCCACCTACGTATTACCGCGGCTGCTGGCACGTAGTTAGCCGTGGCTTTCTGGTTAGGTACCGTCAAGGTACGAGCAGTTACTCTCGTACTTGTTCTTCTCTAACAACAGAGCTTTACGACCCGAAGGCCTTCATCGCTCACGCGGCGTTGCTCGGTCAGGCTTTCGCCCATTGCCGAAGATTCCCTACTGCTGCCTCCCGTAGGAGTCTGGGCCGTGTCTCAGTCCCAGTGTGGCCGATCACCCTCTCAGGTCGGCTACGCATCGTCGCCTTGGTGAGCCGTTACCTCACCAACTAGCTAATGCGCCGCGGGCTCATCTGTAAGTGTCAGCCGAAACCGACTTTCAAAAAGAAGAAATGCTTCTTCTCTTGTTATCCGGTATTAGCCCCGGTTTCCCGGAGTTATCCCCGTCTTACAGGCAGATTACCCACGTGTTACTCACCCGTCCGCCGCTAAATCAGAGGAGCAAGCTCCTCTTCATTCGCTCGACTTGCATGTATTAGGCACGCCGCCAGCGTTCATCCTGAGCCAGGATCAAACTCTCCATAAAAGTGTTTGTCTTGCTCGATTTAAAACTGACGGAATTAATTCTTAATTCCTTACCTATTTCTTTTGTTCAGTTTTCAAAGAACTTGTTTGGCTTGTCTTTTTTCGAGACAGCTTTATCATCTTACCGAATCGAAGTTATAAAGTCAAGCACTTTTTTAAAATCTTTTTTGATCATTTTTACGATCATATGGTGGGCCTAAATGGACTCGAACCATCGACCTCACGCTTATCAGGCGTGCGCTCTAACCAGCTGAGCTATAGGCCCGTAAAAAATGGAGCGGGTGATGAGAATCGAACTCACGACCAGAGCTTGGAAGGCTCTTGTTTTACCACTAAACTACACCCGCATAAAGAATGGTCGGGAAGACAGGATTTGAACCTGCGACCCCCTGGTCCCAAACCAGGTGCTCTACCAAGCTGAGCCACTTCCCGACATATGGCGCGCCCTGAGAGATTCGAACTCCCGACCTTTTGATTCGTAGTCAAACACTCTATCCAGCTGAGCTAAGGGCGCCTATTTTAATGCATTATATGTTATTTGTAAAAGTTGGTGCGGTCGAGAGGACTCGAACCTCCACGGGGATACCCCCACTAGCCCCTCAAGCTAGCGCGTCTGCCATTCCGCCACGACCGCGCGGCTAGATGCCAGCGCATGAGCACTGCAACTTATTTAAGAAATTAATATGGTGCGGGTGAAGGGACTCGAACCCCCACGTCAAAGACACTAGATCCTAAGTCTAGCGCGTCTGCCAATTCCGCCACACCCGCATATTAATTTGAAAATGGTGAGCCATGAAGGACTCGAACCTTCGACCCTCTGATTAAAAGTCAGATGCTCTACCGACTGAGCTAATGGCTCTTATTGTTAATAAGGTTTAGTGTTTATATTTTAAACACTTATCTTAAAAAGAAAAAATGGCTGGGCTAGCTGGATTCGAACCAACGCATGTCGCAGTCAAAGTGCGATGCCTTACCGCTTGGCTATAGCCCAACACCTTAGAAAAAATGGCGGACCCGACCGGGGTCGAACCGGCGATCTCCTGCGTGACAGGCAGGCATGTTAACCACTACACCACGAGTCCATCTATCTATAGGTATACTTTATTATGTTATAAAGTGGTGACCCGTACGGGATTCGAACCCGTGTTACCGCCGTGAAAGGGCGGTGTCTTAACCGCTTGACCAACGGGCCACATGGCAGAGAAGAAGGGATTCGAACCCTCGCACCGCGTTAGCGATCTACTCCCTTAGCAGGGGAGCCCCTTGAGCCACTTGGGTACTTCTCTGTATGGCTCCACAGGTAGGACTCGAACCTACGACCGATCGGTTAACAGCCGATAGCTCTACCACTGAGCTACTGTGGAATGTCTTTTAAGGACAATTAATATCATAATTGTTTCAGCGTCAGATGTCAACCTGTTTTAGAAGTTTTTTTCTGAGCATTTATCGCTTTAGCTACCTTAACGACCTTGTTAAGAAAGCTATGTAAAAGGTATGTCTAACAGCGACTTAATTAAATTACCACATACCTATAATCGAAGTCAATACTCTATTTTAAAGAAACCTGTTTTAATTTTCCACGGCACTTTCCGCATACATACTTTTTCGTATCAATTCTTCTCTTTCTTTTATAAGACTGCATACAGTCTGCGCATATATATTGATATTTATAACTCTCTGCTCTTCTTTTTTCAGGGATGGACTGACAGAAGCGAGAGCCGCCTACTCTATTCAGCCAATACTTAAAATCGTAATCACCATGTTTATATCCCTTGCCTTCTATATGCATATGGTAGTGCACGAGCTCATGTTTAATAACCCCGATCAATTCTTCCATGCCGAATGCCTTGTAAAGATGCGGGTTCATTTCTATGTCATGAGATCTTAGAAGATATCGTCCTCCTGTTGTTCGCAGCCTTTTATTAAATCTGGCTCTGTGGCGAAACGGTTTATCGAAGAACTGAAGGGAGATTTCTTCGGTAAGTTTTTGTAATTCCGCGTCAGTCATGGTCAAGCTCCTTATATTTCAAGTTCACATCAACAAGCTACTATACATAGACTAATACACAAATAACGGATTGGGAAGTTCAAGGAGGTTCTCTATATGCCAACATGGTTTAAAAGACAGCTCCGTCGTGCTTATTACCAAAAAGATCGTTACCAAATCCGCTTACTTAATCAGTGCTGGTTCTTTTATAACAAAAAACACTCCTCCAGTGAAGAGTAATTTACTGGAGAAGTGCTTTATCTTGTTGTTGCTTTTCCACACGTTGTCTTATTTAGGAGCAATCATCGTTAAGGCGATTCGTTGTTTAGCTACATCTACAGAATCTACCCATACGGTTACAACTTGTCCTACACTTACAACATCCATTGGGTTCTTAATAAAACGATTGGTTAACTTAGAGATGTGCACAAGCCCATCTTGTTTAACACCGATATCTACAAACGCTCCAAAATCAACGACGTTACGAACGGTACCTTGCAGTTCCATCCCTTGTGATAAGTCTTCCATCTTAAGAACATCTGTTTTAAGCACTGGTCCCGAAAAAGCATCACGTGGATCTCTTCCTGGTTTAGTGAGACCTTCGATAATATCTTTTAAAGTTGGTACTCCAATATCCAGTTTTTCAGATGTCTGATCTAGTGATAGGGAATTTAATTTTTCCGCCAGAGCCTCTGATCCAATATCAGCCGGGGTAAAACCAAGTTCCTTTAATAATGCTTTAGTCGCTGGATAGCTTTCTGGGTGTATGCCCGTTTGATCAAGCGGCTGATTCCCATCAACCACTCGCAGAAACCCAATACATTGCTCATACGTTTTCGCACCGAGACGCGGAATCTTCTTAAGTTCTGTTCTGTTTTTGAATTTCCCGACTTCATTCCGTTTTAAGATAATGTTCTGTGCGACTGTTTTGGACAAACCTGAAACATATTGAAGCAATGAAGAAGATGCTGTGTTTACGTTAACACCTACTTGGTTAACGGCAGTCTCAACCACAAATGAGATTTCTTCCCCTAGTCTTTTTTGGGAAACATCATGCTGATACTGACCAACCCCAATTGACTTAGGGTCGATCTTTACAAGTTCAGCTAACGGATCTTGAAGTCTTCGTGCAATAGATACAGCGCTTCTTTCCTCAACTTGAAGGTCAGGGAATTCTTCACGCGCTACACTTGATGCCGAATAAACACTCGCACCCGCTTCGTTTACAATTACGTAGGCCACTGACTTCTCTAGGTCTTTAAGTGTTTCAGCAATAAACTGTTCTGTTTCACGTGATGCTGTACCATTTCCAATCGCAGCAATTTCAATATCGTATTGTTCGATCAACTTTTTCACAATGGCAGCAGATTTTTCAACCTCTGACCGCGGCGGTGTAGGATAAATGGTTTGAATGTGCAGGACTTTTCCCGTTTCATCTACTACACCTAGTTTGCATCCTGTTCGATATGCAGGATCGACGCCAAGAACTACCTTCCCCTTCAGCGGAGCTTGCAGCAAAAGGCTTCTCACATTTTCAGAAAAAATATGAATCGCGCGTTCCTCAGCTTGTTCAGTAAGCGCGGTCCGGATTTCACGTTCAATGGAAGGAGCAATCAACCGCTTATATGCGTCTTCCATCGCTTCACGGATATAAACTGCAGCTGGCGAACTGGAACGCTTGATTGTTTTTCTCTCCATCTTAGAAAGAATCAATTCTGATGGAGTTACGATACTTACTCTCAAAATATTTTCTTTCTCGCCTCGGTTAACCGCCAAAACTCGATGTGGAACGATTTTTCGAATCGGTTCTTGGTATTCGTAGTACATTTCAAATACTTTTTTCTCATCATTTTCGGTATTTTTACCGTCCGTTTTGATTTCACCTTTTGAAAATGTATCTTCGCGGATCCATTTTCGCATATCTGCATCATCAGACAGCATTTCAGCAATGATATCTTTTGCACCTGTTAAAGCATCCTCAGCTGAAAGCACTTCTTTTTCTTCGTTTATGTATGCTGCAGCTTTTGTTAGTGGATTATCATTGTTTTGTTCCAACAGCCAATGCGCTAGTGGTTCCAGTCCTTTTTCTTTGGCTATCGTTGCCTTAGTTCTTCTTTTTTGTTTATAAGGACGGTAAATATCTTCTAGATCCTGAAGCTTTTGAGCTTTCGAAATGGCAGCTGTTAATTCTTCAGTAAGTTTTCCTTGTTCATCGATAAGACGAATAATTTCTTCTTTTCGAGTCGCTAAGTTTTGCAAATACGTCCATCGATCCATGATGTCTTTAATCTGTACTTCATCCAGACCGCCTGTTAATTCTTTTCGGTAACGTGCGATGAATGGAACTGTATTTCCTTCTTCTAAAAGAGCAATAACTTGATTAATTTGTTTGCCCTTTACACTTAATTCTTGTTCCATTGTTCTCAATGCTTGTTCACTAATAGGTTGTCCCAATAAGAACACTCCTTTTTCAATCAATTAGTACTAGTATAAACCAATGAAGTTGCTCCGTAAAAATTCCATTGATACTTTTGTATGATGTTGATTTCCGTTTCAGGTTGCTCGCTTTCCGCGGGGCAGCCGGTGAGCCCCTTGCCGCTTCGCGACTTAAGGGTCTCACCTGACCGCTTATCCCGCAGGAGTCTCGCACCTTCCACTACAATCACCTTATCAAAGAAGAACTCAGAACAAATTTTCCGAGCAGCATATTTTGAAAAGGACCTTAAGAAAAAATTTAAAAACAAAAAACACCATCCTAAAATCTTGATATGGATGATGTTTAGCTAACTAATATTTATTTGTCCTACGATGCATGTAGCATCATCGTTAATATCCTGAGGCAATCCACTTATAAAAATGACGGACTCTTTCGGCGAGATCATTTTCGTTAACAGTGAACGGCTTTGAGTATGAATATCCATACCATCGGAATAAAGCATTAACGTTAACTCTTTTTCAAACTTGAAGTCCTGTACTTTAAATCGTTCAGGCTTTCCTACAAGAAAACCCGCTTTCGTTAAAGGGTGTATGGCTCTTTGTCTTTCAGCAGAGATCATAAAACGGATGTTACCTACACCTGAATAAGTGGCTGTGTGATTTTTATAATCGACTTTAACAATTGCGATTACAGCACCACGAGTATGTCTTAACCCCTCATTGCAAAGATGCATCAGCTGTTCCACTGATTCATGATGATGCTGATCAATAATGTCAGTAGCAGCTCCTGAAGCCTCTTTCGCCATTTTGCCGCTCCCTAAACCATCTGCAACGGCGCAAATCAAATAATCTTCCGTTTCTTTCACGTAAAAACTATCTCCGCAAAGATCATTTCCCTTTTTAGGTTTCTGATAAGAGGAAACAGATGCTCTGCTAAATTGATAGTGTTCGATCATCTAAGTGCCTCCGAAGGCGATACTCGCAACGCTTCTTTTAACTTTTCTAATGCTCTTCTTTGCAGTCGAGAAACATGCATCTGGGATATGTCTAAACGTTCTCCCGTTTCCTTTTGGCTTAGGTTCTCAAAATACGTACACTGTAAGATTTCACGTTCACGTTCAGAAAGAACAGCAAATGCTTTCTGCAAAAGCAGCCTTTTATCGATTTGATCAAAACCATCATCGTTGGATCCCACTAAGTCGAGAAGTGTAACCGTACTTCCCTCCTGATCCGCTTCAATAGAGCTATCCACGGATAGAGCTTGATAACTTTTACCCATTTCCATCGTCTCTAGAACTTCTTCCTCTGAAACTTCCAGGAACTCAGCGATCTCAAAGATCTTAGGTGATCTTTGCAAGCGAGTCGTTAGTTCTTCAACGGCTTTCTTGATTCTCGGACCTAATTCTTTAATACGACGCGGTACATGCACACTCCATGTTTTATCACGAATAAAACGTTTAATTTCCCCAACAATTGTTGGAACGGCAAATGATTCAAAAGATCTGCCAAACGTTTTGTCGTATCTTCTAAAAGCTGCAAGCAAACCAATCATGCCGACTTGAACTAAATCGTCATGGATGCTTTTCCCTTTAGAAAACTTTCGTGCAAGAGAATGTACTAAGTCTTGGTACTGCAAAACAAGATTTGTTTGAATTTCTTCATTTTTAGGATCTTGCTGCAGTTCATCAATCCATGCATAGACCTGTTCTTTACTGTGAAGGCGCTGGTGAGATTCTGTCGACATGTTCCTCCACCTCATCTCTGTGAAGATACTTTGTCATCATTACAACGACACCGGCTTCACTGCTTATTTCTACCTTGTCCATTAGTGTATCTATCAGAAAGAGGCCTAAACCTCCCTCATGCAGTTGATCAACTGATTTACCATCTACAGGGCCAAGATCTTTTGAGATAGATTCAACGTCGAAACTTTTTCCTTGATCGACAACCGTAATTTCCATACGGTCATCATGTATATTGCAGCCAATGCGAACTTGGCCATGATCTCCTTCAGTGTAAGCATGATTTACAACATTCGTTACGGCTTCTGAAACTGCAATTTTAATATCTTCAATTTCATCAAACGCAAAACCCATGCGGTTTGCCAGACCAGAAATCGTTAATCTGACTACTCCCACATAATCCGGCTTTGCCGGAACGTTCATTTCAATATAGTCGGACGCTGTTCTCATAGCGCCTCCCCCTTTACTCCGCTTTCGATGTCCATTACCTCAGTTAAACCAGTAATTTCAAAGATGCGTTTTACACGTTCAGTCATGCCTCTAAGCTTTAAAAAGCTATTGTTGGCTTTAGAAGACTTTAAAGCTCCTACAAAAATACCCAATCCTGTGCTGTCCATATATTCGATACCAGAAAGGTCTACGATTACGACGTTTCCTTCTTTTTCGGTTAACGGAAGCATAACTTCTTTAAGTTTCGGAGCCGTATATGCGTCTACTTCCCCGGTAAGTTTTAATTCATATGTTTCATTTATTTGGCCTTGATTAATTTGTAAATTCATTGTTTTCCCCCCAAGCTTTGTATGGAACCATACGGTACCTTTACCCTAATTGAATACTGTTTAAACCAGTCTTTTTAAAATAATTAAAGTAAAATCATCTCTGAGCTCGAATCCTTGAAGCCGATCCAACTCCTGAAATACATTCTCAACAATTTTTTGAGAGGGTAGATCCATATATTTACGAATGAGAGAAACAATTTCTTCTCTTTCGATAAACCCTTTACTCGTCCTGCACTCAGTCACTCCATCTGAAAGCAGGATGACCATATCTCCAACTTCTATCTCCTTTTCATACGGATGATAGGTTGTTGTGCGAGAAACCCCGAGAACAAGGCCTTTAGCAATAAGATCATGAAACTTATCTTCTTTTGCATTGTAAATAAATCCTGGTTCATGACCGGCACCGGCATAGTAGAATTTATGACTTTCCGGTTCATATACACCATGAAACATCGTAATAAACATGTTGCTATGAACATTTTGTTCAACAACACGGTTTAAATTTTCCAGCAGAAGATGAGGTTTCATCTGTTCTTCAGGCAAGCTGTCCATCGCGTATTTAATCATAGACATACAGAGTGCAGCGGGTATGCCTTTGCCAATGATGTCAGCTACAGCGACACTGAGACTGTTGCCGCTTTTAACAAAATTATAATAATCACCATTCATTTTTTTAGCCGGAACACTTACAACCCCAATGTCCAACTCGTCAAATTCAGGTACATCGCTAAGCAGCAATGTTTGCTGCATGCTTGCGGCAACTTCAATTTCAGATTCCAACTGTTGCTGTTTATCCCGCAAACTTTGATGTTCGCGGTAAGCGAAGCCATAGCCAATCATAGATTCAAGCAGAAAGTCAAAAGAGTCTCTCATCTCTTCCGACATATCCGGGAAAAGCTCGTCCATTACTTGAATGTGTAAGCTCACTAAATCCTCGGGTGATATCTGCTGCTCCAGCAGTTTCCTGCTAAATTGCTGGGCTTTATAGAGTGTCGTCTCGGTTTTGGCTTTTAGATAGACTGATAATAAATCTTGGTAACGTTCAGTTAGTGCGTCCTTTGCAGTCAAGAGCTCTCCTCCTAACGAAGCCATTTAGTAGCAGATATCTCCGTTCCCACGTCAACCGTGGACTCTATCGAGAATTCATCCATTAAACGCTTCACGCCTGGCAA is from Fictibacillus sp. b24 and encodes:
- a CDS encoding SprT family protein, encoding MTDAELQKLTEEISLQFFDKPFRHRARFNKRLRTTGGRYLLRSHDIEMNPHLYKAFGMEELIGVIKHELVHYHMHIEGKGYKHGDYDFKYWLNRVGGSRFCQSIPEKRRAESYKYQYICADCMQSYKRKRRIDTKKYVCGKCRGKLKQVSLK
- the cmpA gene encoding cortex morphogenetic protein CmpA; this encodes MPTWFKRQLRRAYYQKDRYQIRLLNQCWFFYNKKHSSSEE
- a CDS encoding Tex family protein: MEQELSVKGKQINQVIALLEEGNTVPFIARYRKELTGGLDEVQIKDIMDRWTYLQNLATRKEEIIRLIDEQGKLTEELTAAISKAQKLQDLEDIYRPYKQKRRTKATIAKEKGLEPLAHWLLEQNNDNPLTKAAAYINEEKEVLSAEDALTGAKDIIAEMLSDDADMRKWIREDTFSKGEIKTDGKNTENDEKKVFEMYYEYQEPIRKIVPHRVLAVNRGEKENILRVSIVTPSELILSKMERKTIKRSSSPAAVYIREAMEDAYKRLIAPSIEREIRTALTEQAEERAIHIFSENVRSLLLQAPLKGKVVLGVDPAYRTGCKLGVVDETGKVLHIQTIYPTPPRSEVEKSAAIVKKLIEQYDIEIAAIGNGTASRETEQFIAETLKDLEKSVAYVIVNEAGASVYSASSVAREEFPDLQVEERSAVSIARRLQDPLAELVKIDPKSIGVGQYQHDVSQKRLGEEISFVVETAVNQVGVNVNTASSSLLQYVSGLSKTVAQNIILKRNEVGKFKNRTELKKIPRLGAKTYEQCIGFLRVVDGNQPLDQTGIHPESYPATKALLKELGFTPADIGSEALAEKLNSLSLDQTSEKLDIGVPTLKDIIEGLTKPGRDPRDAFSGPVLKTDVLKMEDLSQGMELQGTVRNVVDFGAFVDIGVKQDGLVHISKLTNRFIKNPMDVVSVGQVVTVWVDSVDVAKQRIALTMIAPK
- a CDS encoding PP2C family serine/threonine-protein phosphatase, coding for MIEHYQFSRASVSSYQKPKKGNDLCGDSFYVKETEDYLICAVADGLGSGKMAKEASGAATDIIDQHHHESVEQLMHLCNEGLRHTRGAVIAIVKVDYKNHTATYSGVGNIRFMISAERQRAIHPLTKAGFLVGKPERFKVQDFKFEKELTLMLYSDGMDIHTQSRSLLTKMISPKESVIFISGLPQDINDDATCIVGQINIS
- the sigB gene encoding RNA polymerase sigma factor SigB; amino-acid sequence: MSTESHQRLHSKEQVYAWIDELQQDPKNEEIQTNLVLQYQDLVHSLARKFSKGKSIHDDLVQVGMIGLLAAFRRYDKTFGRSFESFAVPTIVGEIKRFIRDKTWSVHVPRRIKELGPRIKKAVEELTTRLQRSPKIFEIAEFLEVSEEEVLETMEMGKSYQALSVDSSIEADQEGSTVTLLDLVGSNDDGFDQIDKRLLLQKAFAVLSEREREILQCTYFENLSQKETGERLDISQMHVSRLQRRALEKLKEALRVSPSEALR
- the rsbW gene encoding anti-sigma B factor RsbW, coding for MRTASDYIEMNVPAKPDYVGVVRLTISGLANRMGFAFDEIEDIKIAVSEAVTNVVNHAYTEGDHGQVRIGCNIHDDRMEITVVDQGKSFDVESISKDLGPVDGKSVDQLHEGGLGLFLIDTLMDKVEISSEAGVVVMMTKYLHRDEVEEHVDRISPAPSQ
- a CDS encoding STAS domain-containing protein; translation: MNLQINQGQINETYELKLTGEVDAYTAPKLKEVMLPLTEKEGNVVIVDLSGIEYMDSTGLGIFVGALKSSKANNSFLKLRGMTERVKRIFEITGLTEVMDIESGVKGEAL
- a CDS encoding PP2C family protein-serine/threonine phosphatase; the protein is MTAKDALTERYQDLLSVYLKAKTETTLYKAQQFSRKLLEQQISPEDLVSLHIQVMDELFPDMSEEMRDSFDFLLESMIGYGFAYREHQSLRDKQQQLESEIEVAASMQQTLLLSDVPEFDELDIGVVSVPAKKMNGDYYNFVKSGNSLSVAVADIIGKGIPAALCMSMIKYAMDSLPEEQMKPHLLLENLNRVVEQNVHSNMFITMFHGVYEPESHKFYYAGAGHEPGFIYNAKEDKFHDLIAKGLVLGVSRTTTYHPYEKEIEVGDMVILLSDGVTECRTSKGFIEREEIVSLIRKYMDLPSQKIVENVFQELDRLQGFELRDDFTLIILKRLV